Sequence from the Sphingomonas koreensis genome:
TGGGCATCGGCGGGTGGACGCGGATTCCGGCTCGACCCGGCGTCCTCGCTCGCGCGCCACGAATGGCTGGCGGTCGCCGAAACGCAGGGGATGGCCGCAGGCGCACGCATCCTCTCCGCCACGCCGATCGATGCTGCCGGTGTCGAAACGCTGTTCGGCCACCGGATCGAAACCCGTCGTCACGTCCGCTTCGTTCCCGCGAGCGGCCGCGTCGAAGCCACGCGCGAACGCCGCCTCGGCGCGATTCGCCTGTCGAACGGCCCCGACACCGCCGCTGATCCGGACGAGATCGCCGCAGCCTTGCTCGAGGGCGTCCGTCAGCACGGCCTCGACCTGTTGCCCTGGTCCACCAACGCCCGGGCCCTCAGGATCCGCGCGGCCTATGCAGGGCTCGAAAGCCTGTCGGACGATGCCCTGCGCGCCGATCTCGATGACTGGCTGGCGCCTGCGCTCGCGGGCAAGCGCCGCCTCGACGCGATTGCGCCGGAGGCACTGACGCAGGCACTGCAGAACCGGCTCGGCTGGGATGCGCAGAAGCAGCTCGACCGGCTCGCGCCTGCCCGGCTCGAAACCCCCGCGGGGTCGAGCCACGAGATCGACTATGCGGCAGAGGGCGGGCCGATGGTGGAGGTCCGGGTGCAGGCGTTGTTCGGCCTCGCCACTCACCCAATGCTCGGCGACGGCACGCCTTTGGTCCTGTCGCTCACCTCGCCTGCCGGCCGCCCGATCCAGACGACGCGCGACCTGCCCGGCTTCTGGAAGGGCAGCTGGGCCGATGTCGCCAAGGAAATGCGCGGCCGCTACCCCCGCCATCCCTGGCCCGACGACCCCGCCGCCGCGAACCCGACGCTGCGGACGAAAAATGCGGATGCACGGCGCAGCGGTTCGCGATAAAGGGCGGAACCATGTCCACCGCACGCATCTATCAGCGCCCGAAGAACGCCATGCAGTCGGGCCGTTTCCGCACCGATCGCTGGGTGCTCGAATATGAGCCCGGCGAGCAGCAGAAGGCCGATCCGCTCACCGGCTGGGCCGGCTCGGGCGACACGCGCAACCAGCTGCGCCTCAACTTCCCGACGCTCGAGGCCGCACGGGATTATGCCGCGCGCGAGGGCATTGCCTTCCACGTCGTCCCCGCGCCGCAACGCAAGCTCAAGCTCCAGGCCTACGCCGACAATTTCCGGTAAGCGCGGTCAGGCCCCGAGAAAGGTCTGACCCAGCACCAGCAGCAGCTTGACGTCG
This genomic interval carries:
- a CDS encoding ETC complex I subunit — translated: MSTARIYQRPKNAMQSGRFRTDRWVLEYEPGEQQKADPLTGWAGSGDTRNQLRLNFPTLEAARDYAAREGIAFHVVPAPQRKLKLQAYADNFR